Proteins co-encoded in one Pseudomonadota bacterium genomic window:
- a CDS encoding glycosyltransferase, producing the protein MTIIITPSRFCHAFKRGVADFKKLTIVFASHTFMGGTFVVGSNHLARCLANQGHRVLHLSTPITPFHLARWSNPEIKGRFKTWCHGGRAYHDGVIDYVPLGLIPKRIAYRLFTQRGPCLLTLPSIRHILRRYNFTAVDLLLVDQPIFVGLEKIVSPRITVYRATDLYREMLGNLLNETIEKEMANRADFLIGTSQPVLNRLRSLAPDKPISMLENGVDYLFFSKPAMAPPEYAAIPSPRLVYAGALDGRFGYEAVRATAKCLPHANVILIGPYGNDAVKQLGAGNNIHLLGLRKYHQLPAYFQHADIGLLPLSDHPANAGRSPMKLFEYGASGLPVVATRTIELTRRKLDFVFLADNEHEFVSHIIDLMDCAETREKIGSTAKDLSSNYSWEKITRRFLTEICAIQLWTKYSGGSTPNCIVRETQHDDSISV; encoded by the coding sequence GTGACAATTATCATCACACCAAGCCGATTTTGTCACGCATTCAAAAGAGGAGTAGCTGATTTCAAAAAGCTAACGATTGTTTTCGCAAGCCACACCTTCATGGGTGGAACCTTTGTTGTTGGCTCTAATCATCTAGCACGTTGCTTAGCGAACCAAGGCCACCGCGTCTTGCACCTGAGCACTCCCATCACACCTTTTCACCTGGCTCGTTGGTCAAATCCCGAAATCAAGGGGCGCTTTAAGACTTGGTGTCATGGTGGGAGAGCGTATCACGATGGGGTGATCGACTACGTACCACTGGGCTTAATTCCCAAGAGGATTGCATACCGACTTTTCACGCAGCGCGGTCCGTGCCTCCTCACGCTTCCATCTATCCGGCACATTCTTCGGCGATATAACTTTACTGCTGTCGATCTCCTTCTAGTTGATCAGCCCATTTTCGTTGGTTTAGAAAAGATCGTTAGCCCCAGGATAACGGTCTATAGAGCGACTGACCTGTACAGAGAAATGCTTGGTAATCTACTTAATGAAACGATCGAGAAAGAAATGGCAAATCGAGCGGACTTTCTTATTGGAACGTCGCAGCCGGTTTTAAACAGATTACGAAGTTTGGCGCCGGACAAACCTATTTCGATGTTGGAAAACGGCGTGGACTACCTGTTTTTTTCAAAGCCTGCTATGGCGCCTCCTGAATATGCCGCGATACCTTCTCCCAGACTCGTTTATGCTGGTGCGCTTGACGGACGGTTCGGATACGAGGCCGTAAGGGCGACAGCAAAGTGTCTTCCACACGCCAACGTCATTCTAATCGGCCCGTACGGAAACGATGCTGTCAAGCAGTTAGGTGCCGGTAACAACATCCATTTATTAGGACTGCGGAAATACCATCAGCTGCCGGCCTACTTTCAGCACGCTGACATAGGGTTACTTCCGTTAAGCGATCATCCGGCGAATGCTGGAAGGAGTCCGATGAAGTTATTTGAGTACGGTGCCAGCGGATTGCCAGTGGTTGCAACTCGAACGATCGAGTTGACCAGGCGTAAGCTCGATTTTGTGTTTTTAGCCGATAACGAGCACGAATTTGTTTCTCACATAATTGACCTAATGGATTGTGCCGAGACACGAGAGAAAATAGGATCAACCGCTAAGGATCTATCAAGCAATTACTCGTGGGAAAAAATAACGCGTCGCTTCCTTACTGAGATTTGCGCTATACAACTGTGGACGAAGTATTCCGGGGGTAGTACCCCTAATTGCATTGTCCGAGAAACGCAGCATGACGACTCGATATCCGTTTAG